One Amaranthus tricolor cultivar Red isolate AtriRed21 chromosome 1, ASM2621246v1, whole genome shotgun sequence DNA window includes the following coding sequences:
- the LOC130808454 gene encoding protein FAR1-RELATED SEQUENCE 5-like yields MTKYNLQTDKWFTGIFSIRDQWIPAYFRDIPLGGILRTTSRSLHMTLVEFYMSYESAMDAQRYKQDKLNAESLHTNPQYKTPLPIEKHAGEIESVESITVLDLTVSKMYKVKFILGSSIDELKVDCDCKLFKRIGILCSHAICVMSARQITQIPKQYVLDRWTTLALKKPIFDLHGNLIEESKKCNNVGKLLGEVWCEIFNCVGLAQRSESDLQSLLQNLKDISRKLEESDDVRVDITKEQQIELLVGTSSSSTMEIQNPIQSKNKGKRQRIIGEKEQTI; encoded by the exons ATGACCAAATACAATCTTCAAACAGATAAATGGTTTACTGGTATATTTAGTATACGAGATCAATGGATACCCGCATATTTTAGGGATATCCCATTAGGGGGGATTTTGAGAACTACATCTCGATCACTTCACAtgacacttgttgaattttatatgaGTTATGAAAGTGCAATGGATGCACAGAGGTACAAACAAGATAAGCTCAATGCTGAATCACTTCACACAAACCCACAATATAAAACACCATTGCCGATTGAAAAACATGCCGGTGAA ATTGAAAGTGTGGAAAGTATAACTGTTTTGGACTTAACGGTAAGTAAGATGTACAAGGTGAAATTTATACTGGGAAGTTCGATTGACGAGTTGAAGGTAGATTGTGATTGCAAGTTATTTAAACGGATAGGAATATTATGTTCCCATGCGATTTGTGTTATGAGTGCAAGACAAATAACACaaataccaaagcaatatgttttaGATCGTTGGACGACGCTAGCATTAAAGAAGCCTATTTTTGATTTGCATGGGAATCTGATTGAAGAGAGCAAAAAGTGTAACAACGTGGGGAAGTTGTTGGGGGAAGTTTGGTGTGAAATATTCAATTGTGTAGGTTTAGCTCAACGGAGTGAGAGTGATTTACAATCACTTTTACAAAACCTAAAAGATATTAGTAGAAAATTGGAGGAAAGTGATGATGTGAGGGTGGACATTACTAAAGAGCAACAAATCGAATTGTTAGTAGGCACAAGTTCATCTTCGACAATGGAAATACAAAACCCAATCCAATCaaagaacaaaggaaaaagGCAAAGAATAATTGGGGAAAAGGAACAAACTATATAG
- the LOC130808443 gene encoding protein FAR1-RELATED SEQUENCE 5-like, producing MEDLPKTFNNEKELSKGTQTPRTITQVTPNGSTLWIPHCEFDKKPIVGMAFENLEKALDFYGKYAEICGFDIRSSTSYKKKGIVFLKYFVCSREGIIKPKPKKSADVVARYKRSTKRIGCKARLILKYDIAKRTYHVLKFEEAHNHCLVSPTLRQYLLGNRKMTLLHKNFISKNAWVNIGPVKSFRLFKENVGGYENVGVTMQDFKNFHRDLKKYIKGDDGKMLIENFIRKRDIYTGFYFDYALDEEDHISRLFWTDAISRKNYCLFGEMVTFDCTYNTNKYSMVLAPFTGVDHHKSCINLV from the exons atgGAAGATTTACCAAAAactttcaacaatgaaaaagaacTGTCAAAAG GGACTCAAACTCCAAGAACTATTACACAAGTTACCCCAAATGGTTCAACCCTGTGGATTCCTCATTGTGAGTTTGATAAAAAGCCAATTGTTGGTATGGCTTTTGAAAACTTAGAGAAAGCCTTAGATTTTTATGGTAAATATGCTGAAATTTGCGGTTTTGATATACGTTCATCTACTAGCTACAAAAAAAAgggtattgtttttttaaaatattttgtttgtagTAGGGAGGGTATCATAAAACCTAAACCTAAGAAAAGTGCAGATGTTGTTGCACGTTATAAGAGATCAACCAAAAGAATTGGTTGTAAAGCTagattgattttgaaatatgaCATAGCGAAGAGAACATACCATGTTTTAAAATTCGAAGAGGCGCACAATCATTGTCTAGTTAGCCCTACATTGCGTCAATATTTATTAGGTAATAGGAAAATGACTTTgttgcacaaaaatttcatatctAAGAATGCATGGGTTAATATAGGACCGGTTAAATCCTTTAGATTGTTTAAGGAAAATGTCGGGGGTTATGAGAATGTGGGAGTGACAATgcaagattttaagaatttccatagggatttgaaaaaatatattaaaggaGATGATGGGAAGATGTTGATCGAGAATTTTATCAGAAAAAGAGATATTTACACggggttttattttgattatgctttagATGAGGAGGACCACATTTCACGTTTATTTTGGACCGATGCGATAAGTAGAaagaattattgtttatttggagAAATGGTTACTTTTGATTGTACTTATAACACCAATAAGTATAGCATGGTTTTAGCCCCTTTTACTGGTGTAGATCATCATAAGTCTTGTATTAATTTGGTATAG
- the LOC130818750 gene encoding probable NADH dehydrogenase [ubiquinone] 1 alpha subcomplex subunit 12, whose product MASIVRNVFKSIKEKGLANFVRELREEGYLRCLPDGNLLQTKIHNIGAKVVGVDQFGNKYYEKLDVQFGRHRWVEYASKNRYNASQVPPEWHGWLHYMTDRTGDELLMLKPSRYGIDHKENFSGEGDEYIYHSKGHALNPGQRDWTRYQPWQPGQS is encoded by the exons ATGGCATCAATTGTCAGAAATGTTTTCAAATCCATCAAGGAGAAAGGATTGGCCAATTTCGTTCGTGAGCTCAGGGAAGAAGGTTATTT GAGATGTCTTCCCGACGGCAACCTCCT GCAAACTAAAATCCACAATATTGGGGCAAAGGTTGTCGGTGTTGATCAGTTTGGGAATAAATACTATGAGAAGCTAGATGTTCAGTTTG GAAGACACAGGTGGGTAGAATATGCAAGTAAAAATCGCTATAATGCTTCTCAGGTACCGCCAGAATGGCACGGTTGGCTTCACTATATGACTGATCGCACCGGCGATGAG CTTCTTATGTTGAAGCCGAGCAGGTATGGAATTGATCACAAAGAAAACTTTTCCGGAGAGGGTGATGAGTATATATACCACTCGAAAGGCCACGCTCTTAATCCCGGGCAAAGGGACTGGACCAGGTACCAACCATGGCAACCTGGGCAGAGCTAA